In Sedimenticola thiotaurini, the following proteins share a genomic window:
- a CDS encoding dynamin family protein produces MNTAGRLIEGRLKHLEAHLEQENPVLLKTVQSFKKLDRIAYRTGLLDTDESYATQIPWWPLIAVLGTFSSGKSTFINHYLNYKLQRTGNQAVDDKFTVTCYSREKSAHALPGVALDSDPRFPFYQMSEDIERVAKGEGDRIDSYLQLKTCPSERLRGKILIDSPGFDADAQRTSTLRITDHIIDLSDLVLVFFDARHPEPGAMKDTLDHLVSNTISRNDAGKFLYILNQIDSAAREDNPEEVVAAWQRALGERGLTAGRFYTIYNPDVALPIDDENLRERFERKRDADLEEIHNRMHEVEVERAYRIVGVLERTARDIEERAIPAIREAVGRWKRRVLWGDALAFGLLLAGLFSITLKQGYWQGFHFAPPWLESVINSPALQFGLAGTAVAVVLGLHFLIRSLAARSLLRQLKNQGEKLAIRGNLANAFLRNTKPWRSIFSSSPAGWGRGARKRLAQVKEDADNYVQTLNDRFTNPSGDAAVQLENQPELASTTVTDSETVPNPDPASS; encoded by the coding sequence ATGAACACGGCAGGAAGACTCATCGAAGGACGCCTGAAGCATCTTGAAGCCCATCTCGAACAAGAGAATCCCGTACTGCTGAAAACGGTGCAGAGCTTCAAGAAACTGGATCGCATCGCCTACCGGACAGGCCTGCTTGATACGGATGAGTCCTACGCCACCCAGATCCCCTGGTGGCCATTGATCGCCGTGCTCGGCACTTTCTCATCCGGCAAATCCACCTTCATCAATCACTATCTCAACTATAAGTTGCAGCGTACCGGCAATCAGGCAGTCGATGACAAATTCACGGTCACCTGCTACAGCCGGGAGAAGAGTGCCCATGCCCTGCCCGGCGTCGCTCTGGACTCGGATCCGCGTTTTCCGTTCTACCAGATGAGCGAGGATATCGAACGGGTCGCCAAGGGCGAGGGCGACCGGATAGACTCCTATCTGCAACTGAAGACCTGCCCCAGCGAACGATTGCGCGGCAAGATCCTGATCGACTCTCCGGGATTCGATGCTGATGCCCAGCGCACCTCAACCCTGCGTATTACCGATCACATTATTGATCTGTCTGACCTGGTGTTGGTCTTCTTCGATGCCCGCCACCCGGAGCCGGGGGCGATGAAAGACACCCTCGACCACCTGGTGAGCAACACCATCAGTCGCAATGACGCGGGCAAGTTTCTCTATATCCTCAACCAGATCGACTCCGCCGCCCGGGAGGACAATCCGGAAGAGGTGGTAGCCGCCTGGCAACGGGCGTTGGGAGAACGGGGCCTGACTGCCGGCCGTTTCTACACCATTTATAATCCCGATGTAGCCCTGCCCATTGATGACGAAAATCTGCGGGAGCGTTTTGAACGCAAGCGGGACGCCGATCTGGAAGAGATCCATAACCGCATGCACGAAGTGGAGGTGGAGCGGGCCTATCGTATTGTCGGGGTACTGGAGCGCACCGCCCGGGACATCGAGGAACGGGCCATCCCCGCCATCAGGGAGGCTGTAGGACGCTGGAAACGGCGCGTCCTCTGGGGTGACGCCCTGGCTTTTGGACTACTGTTGGCCGGACTGTTCAGCATCACTCTGAAACAGGGCTACTGGCAGGGATTCCATTTTGCGCCACCCTGGCTGGAGTCAGTAATCAACAGTCCGGCGTTGCAGTTCGGACTGGCCGGCACAGCGGTAGCGGTGGTGCTGGGCCTGCACTTCCTGATACGCTCCCTGGCGGCCCGCAGCCTGCTGCGGCAACTGAAAAACCAGGGAGAGAAACTGGCCATCCGGGGCAATCTGGCAAACGCTTTCCTGCGCAACACCAAGCCCTGGCGCAGTATCTTCAGCAGCTCACCGGCAGGCTGGGGACGGGGAGCCAGAAAACGACTCGCCCAGGTCAAGGAAGATGCGGACAACTATGTACAGACCCTCAACGATCGTTTTACCAATCCGTCGGGGGACGCCGCGGTACAGTTGGAAAACCAGCCAGAACTGGCCAGTACAACTGTTACGGATAGTGAGACTGTGCCAAACCCCGATCCCGCCAGCAGCTGA
- the nadA gene encoding quinolinate synthase NadA, translated as MTQTITPVEIKPHPVVVPAHPHWPALSAEQKQALKERIKALLKQRNAVLVAHYYTDGDLQELAEETGGCVADSLEMARFGSRQEAQTLVVCGVRFMGETAKILNPEKRILMPDLNATCSLDEGCPADEFSEFCDQHPDHTVVVYANTSARVKARSDWVVTSGIALPIIEHLAARGEKILWAPDKHLGHYVQRMTGADMLLWNGSCVVHEEFKSVALERIRRLHPDAAVLVHPESPEDVIEQADVVGSTTALINAVVEMENSEFIVATDGGIFHKMKQLAPNKKLIAAPTAGEGATCESCAHCPWMGMNALQNLAEVLENQNNEILIDPDIREQAVKPIQRMLDFAQNR; from the coding sequence ATGACGCAGACAATCACCCCCGTAGAGATCAAGCCACACCCCGTCGTTGTCCCTGCCCATCCTCACTGGCCCGCGCTCAGCGCCGAACAGAAGCAGGCCTTGAAAGAGCGGATCAAAGCACTACTGAAACAGCGCAATGCGGTACTTGTGGCCCATTACTACACCGACGGCGATCTCCAGGAACTGGCGGAAGAGACCGGCGGCTGCGTGGCCGACTCGCTGGAGATGGCCCGCTTTGGCAGCCGCCAGGAGGCCCAGACCCTGGTGGTCTGCGGTGTCCGGTTCATGGGCGAAACCGCCAAGATACTCAATCCCGAAAAACGCATCCTGATGCCGGATCTGAATGCCACCTGCTCCCTGGACGAAGGCTGCCCGGCCGATGAATTCAGCGAATTCTGTGATCAGCACCCTGACCACACGGTGGTGGTATACGCCAATACCAGCGCCCGGGTAAAGGCTCGCTCTGACTGGGTGGTCACCTCCGGCATTGCGTTGCCGATTATCGAGCACCTCGCGGCCCGGGGAGAAAAGATCCTCTGGGCACCGGACAAACACCTGGGGCATTACGTACAGAGGATGACCGGCGCCGACATGCTGCTCTGGAATGGCTCCTGCGTAGTCCACGAAGAGTTCAAGTCCGTGGCACTGGAACGGATTCGCCGCCTGCACCCGGATGCAGCCGTGCTGGTGCACCCGGAGTCCCCGGAAGATGTGATCGAGCAGGCCGATGTTGTGGGTTCAACCACGGCATTGATCAATGCGGTTGTGGAGATGGAGAACAGCGAGTTTATCGTCGCCACCGATGGCGGCATCTTCCACAAGATGAAACAGCTGGCGCCCAACAAGAAACTGATTGCGGCGCCCACAGCCGGTGAAGGGGCCACTTGCGAGAGCTGTGCTCACTGCCCCTGGATGGGAATGAATGCACTGCAGAATCTGGCCGAAGTTCTGGAAAATCAGAACAATGAAATTTTGATCGACCCGGACATCCGGGAACAGGCGGTCAAGCCGATTCAGCGCATGCTCGATTTTGCCCAGAACAGGTAA
- a CDS encoding Crp/Fnr family transcriptional regulator yields the protein MLTELKDAYLFSQLDESQLERVRKMSSEIELQDNQALFEVGDPAKRFFLVREGQIKLSRLSMNGNEKVIEVVTAGYTFAEALMFSDKPAYPVRAAAIGKTRLIAVDGRGFLDLLRESTDTCFRVMGDMSMRLRRMIKEIDDLTLQSATGRVAGYLCGKAMFNGQVRVAFELATPKGVLASRLSVKPETFSRILSNLSNQGLVKVRGGHIEILDVEGLRKHAESSGVCGHQISP from the coding sequence ATGCTGACCGAACTGAAAGATGCCTACCTTTTTTCCCAGCTGGATGAGAGTCAGTTGGAGCGCGTTCGCAAGATGAGCAGTGAGATAGAACTCCAGGATAATCAGGCATTGTTCGAGGTAGGCGATCCGGCCAAGCGATTTTTTCTGGTACGTGAAGGACAGATAAAACTCTCCCGGTTGTCCATGAATGGCAACGAGAAGGTGATTGAGGTGGTCACGGCAGGTTACACCTTTGCCGAGGCCTTGATGTTCTCCGACAAGCCCGCCTATCCGGTACGGGCGGCCGCTATCGGTAAGACGCGACTCATCGCCGTGGACGGCCGTGGCTTTCTTGATCTGCTCAGGGAGTCAACCGATACCTGTTTCCGGGTCATGGGTGATATGAGCATGCGTCTGCGGCGGATGATCAAGGAGATCGATGACCTGACGCTGCAAAGCGCAACCGGTCGGGTGGCCGGCTATCTGTGCGGCAAGGCGATGTTCAATGGGCAGGTCAGGGTGGCATTTGAACTTGCCACGCCAAAGGGTGTGCTGGCTTCCCGGTTGTCAGTCAAGCCGGAGACCTTCTCTCGAATTCTGAGCAATCTCAGCAACCAGGGTCTGGTCAAGGTAAGGGGCGGACATATCGAAATCCTGGATGTGGAGGGGTTGCGTAAACACGCGGAGTCCTCCGGGGTCTGCGGGCACCAGATCAGTCCGTAG
- a CDS encoding NUDIX hydrolase: MTFEYQYPHPAVTTDVAVFTLLDQQLQLLLIRRGEEPYKGHWALPGGFLEIDEDLDSCAKRELKEETGVDDLYLEQLYTFGRPDRDPRERVISVTYYALVPADKLNLSAGSDAAEASWFPLQALPDLAFDHAEIILLARERLAAKTHYSTIAFQLMPETFTLSELQTVYEILRNEKLDKRNFRKWVLSLQLLEETGGKRRNGNHRPAKIYRLTDPDRVHIIR, from the coding sequence GTGACTTTTGAATATCAATACCCCCACCCGGCGGTGACTACGGACGTAGCCGTGTTTACCCTGCTGGATCAACAACTGCAACTGCTGTTGATACGCCGGGGGGAGGAACCCTATAAGGGACACTGGGCGCTGCCAGGCGGTTTTCTGGAGATCGATGAGGATCTGGACAGTTGCGCCAAGCGGGAGCTGAAAGAGGAGACCGGCGTTGACGATCTTTATCTGGAACAGCTGTACACCTTTGGCCGTCCTGACCGGGACCCCCGGGAGCGGGTCATCAGTGTCACCTATTACGCCCTGGTGCCTGCGGATAAGCTCAACCTGTCCGCCGGCAGCGACGCAGCGGAGGCATCCTGGTTTCCACTGCAGGCGCTTCCAGATCTGGCCTTCGATCATGCAGAGATTATTCTGCTGGCCCGGGAGCGACTCGCAGCCAAGACACACTACTCGACGATTGCCTTTCAGCTCATGCCGGAGACCTTCACCCTGAGCGAACTGCAAACCGTGTATGAAATTCTGCGTAATGAAAAACTGGATAAACGGAATTTTCGAAAATGGGTCCTGTCCCTCCAACTGCTGGAAGAGACCGGCGGGAAACGCAGAAACGGCAACCACCGACCCGCTAAGATTTACCGACTGACCGACCCCGACCGGGTCCACATCATACGCTGA
- a CDS encoding DUF2249 domain-containing protein produces MGSVINAVSPYFVLIIAMEIQLDVSMLEPCEPLEQVLEAIGKLASGDYLRVFHRREPHLLYPMLEKCGFSWQCLDDSSGGYEIYIWKSGDVTAARDVAAATP; encoded by the coding sequence ATGGGCAGTGTCATCAATGCAGTCTCGCCATATTTTGTTCTGATTATCGCGATGGAAATTCAACTTGATGTGAGCATGCTGGAGCCCTGTGAACCTCTGGAACAGGTGCTGGAAGCCATTGGTAAGTTGGCTTCGGGCGACTATCTGCGTGTTTTTCATCGCCGGGAGCCGCACCTGCTCTATCCGATGCTGGAGAAATGTGGGTTTAGCTGGCAATGCCTGGATGATTCATCCGGTGGATATGAGATCTATATCTGGAAGAGCGGGGATGTCACTGCTGCCCGTGATGTTGCTGCCGCCACACCATGA
- a CDS encoding efflux RND transporter periplasmic adaptor subunit: MEIQIHAVVLAAALAVAAGLPLQGVAQEGGEYFVVQQAQGASTVSLGGTVIPYKEVTLSAQLPGRVKHLAGIEGDTFEKGTLLVALDDSELLAKRNAALAQLANADAQLRAAGVQYNRELWSPQSKQTMGGMGLPNLFDQMFTRPMEGMAGTRNQNVERRADLYASGVQITQAQNAILSAQSQIQAIDAKLRDAISLAPFDGVILKKFVEVGDTMQPGQPLLVYADVEYLQIMVDVPARLRPALYEQMMLQAELDVTGQVVPVRVAQIFPTADSQRHTVKVKFDLPQGVSAPGMYVKVRVPDLTAPVRNQPVIPSTAIRYNGSLPGVYVEGKGGRPELRLIRVGESLDNGYVSVLSGLSSGERILRNPSNGIASGWIRRAEER, from the coding sequence ATGGAAATACAGATCCATGCGGTTGTGCTGGCTGCGGCCTTGGCTGTCGCGGCAGGTCTGCCTCTACAGGGTGTGGCACAGGAGGGTGGCGAGTACTTCGTCGTTCAGCAGGCTCAGGGCGCTTCAACAGTCTCGTTGGGCGGGACCGTTATACCCTATAAAGAGGTAACCCTTTCGGCACAACTTCCCGGACGGGTAAAACACCTTGCCGGTATCGAAGGCGATACTTTCGAGAAGGGCACGCTGCTGGTTGCCCTGGATGATTCGGAACTCCTGGCCAAACGCAATGCGGCCCTGGCCCAACTGGCCAATGCGGATGCACAGTTGCGCGCAGCGGGTGTGCAGTACAATCGGGAGCTCTGGTCGCCGCAGTCGAAACAGACCATGGGTGGTATGGGGTTACCCAACCTGTTTGACCAGATGTTCACCCGCCCCATGGAGGGCATGGCCGGTACGCGTAACCAGAATGTGGAGCGGCGGGCTGATCTCTATGCGTCCGGCGTGCAGATCACCCAGGCCCAGAACGCCATCCTGTCAGCCCAGTCCCAGATCCAGGCGATCGATGCCAAACTGCGGGATGCCATCAGTCTGGCACCCTTCGATGGCGTGATTCTGAAAAAGTTTGTCGAGGTGGGGGATACCATGCAACCGGGTCAGCCCTTGCTGGTCTATGCCGACGTGGAGTATCTGCAGATCATGGTGGATGTACCGGCCAGGCTGCGCCCCGCCCTCTACGAGCAGATGATGTTGCAGGCGGAACTGGACGTGACCGGACAGGTGGTGCCGGTACGGGTAGCGCAGATATTTCCGACGGCCGATTCGCAGCGCCATACCGTCAAGGTGAAGTTTGACCTGCCCCAGGGCGTCTCCGCACCCGGTATGTATGTCAAGGTCCGGGTGCCGGATCTCACCGCACCGGTGCGCAATCAACCGGTGATCCCCTCCACGGCCATACGCTACAACGGCAGTCTGCCGGGCGTCTATGTCGAGGGTAAGGGTGGACGACCGGAGTTACGACTGATTCGAGTTGGCGAAAGTCTGGATAACGGTTACGTCAGCGTACTGTCCGGGTTGAGTTCGGGGGAACGCATTTTGCGCAATCCCAGCAACGGAATCGCTTCCGGTTGGATCAGGCGGGCAGAGGAGCGTTGA
- a CDS encoding hemerythrin domain-containing protein, whose amino-acid sequence MTTITDTMANDHRRCDSLFVEAEELIAHGNWSEGQVKFEAFRDATENHFSMEEGILFPGFEQRTGQSAGPTQMMRMEHVQMRQLLVDMETAVRLMDSERYLGLSETLMMLMQQHNMKEEQMLYPMTDQVFAADAQATLHEMKML is encoded by the coding sequence ATGACGACGATTACTGATACCATGGCGAACGACCATCGGCGCTGCGATTCACTGTTTGTCGAGGCTGAAGAACTGATTGCGCATGGAAACTGGTCTGAGGGGCAGGTAAAGTTCGAGGCCTTTCGCGATGCCACCGAAAATCATTTCAGCATGGAGGAGGGGATTCTGTTTCCCGGTTTCGAGCAACGTACCGGACAGAGTGCAGGACCCACCCAGATGATGCGCATGGAACATGTGCAGATGCGCCAGCTGTTGGTGGATATGGAAACCGCAGTACGGCTGATGGATAGTGAACGCTATCTGGGGCTGTCGGAAACCCTGATGATGTTGATGCAGCAGCACAACATGAAAGAGGAACAGATGCTCTATCCCATGACGGACCAGGTATTTGCCGCCGATGCCCAGGCCACATTGCACGAGATGAAAATGCTCTAA
- a CDS encoding methyl-accepting chemotaxis protein codes for MNILRRLNITHRLWALITLAIIGTAAITVFSLLQFRSGLLYEKELQTRNLTETAYSIIADFHARADKGELEQQTAQKDALDSIRALRYEDGNYFWVIDMDAVTLMHPIKPSLEGKDLSGLKDANGTAIFASFVKKAKESGEGMVPYLWPKPGSENPVRKVSYIKGFKPWGWVVGTGIYIDDVESVFWNNATTLSVSTGIVLLILISVSLIIARSISNPLLLTTEAMHNIAAGDGDLTQRLDSDGRDEVARLAGAFNEFAIKVQNTITQVSIASNQIAISADELTAITAQSHEGMDQQRNETHQVATAVTEMAATVHEIAQSAENTATAARDANSEATAGRGVVEETSQAIHQLAGEVEKASSVINRLETESGAIGSVLDVIRSIAEQTNLLALNAAIEAARAGEQGRGFAVVADEVRTLASRTQHSTQEIQEMIERLQSGTSEAVQVMEQSQSTTQLTVDKARAAAESLNKIVQSVTTISDMNTQIASAAEEQSAVAKEIDQSIVQISQLAEQATSSTDQVVTSSHALAKLSEDLQAQVRQFKI; via the coding sequence ATGAACATCTTACGCCGCCTGAATATCACCCACCGGCTTTGGGCATTGATAACACTGGCCATAATCGGTACTGCCGCCATCACCGTTTTCTCTCTACTGCAGTTCAGATCTGGACTTCTGTATGAGAAAGAGCTGCAAACCCGCAATCTGACCGAGACAGCCTACAGCATCATTGCTGACTTCCACGCCCGTGCCGACAAAGGCGAGTTGGAGCAACAAACCGCACAGAAAGACGCCCTGGACAGTATCAGGGCGCTGCGTTACGAAGACGGTAACTACTTCTGGGTCATCGATATGGATGCAGTCACCCTCATGCATCCAATTAAACCTTCACTTGAAGGCAAGGATCTGTCCGGATTGAAGGATGCGAACGGCACAGCCATCTTCGCCTCCTTTGTCAAAAAGGCAAAAGAGAGCGGCGAGGGCATGGTGCCCTATCTCTGGCCAAAACCCGGCAGCGAGAACCCGGTCCGCAAAGTATCCTACATCAAAGGTTTCAAACCCTGGGGCTGGGTCGTCGGTACCGGCATCTATATCGACGATGTGGAGAGCGTTTTCTGGAACAATGCCACTACGCTATCCGTCAGTACCGGGATAGTGTTGCTCATCCTGATTAGCGTATCGCTGATTATCGCACGCAGCATCAGCAACCCGCTGCTACTGACCACCGAGGCCATGCACAACATTGCTGCCGGCGACGGCGACCTGACCCAGCGGCTCGACAGCGATGGCAGAGATGAGGTCGCGAGACTGGCCGGTGCATTCAATGAATTTGCCATCAAGGTACAAAACACCATTACCCAGGTCAGTATCGCCAGCAATCAGATTGCCATCTCGGCGGATGAGCTCACAGCCATCACAGCCCAGAGCCATGAAGGCATGGACCAACAACGTAACGAAACCCACCAGGTAGCCACCGCCGTGACTGAAATGGCTGCCACTGTCCATGAAATTGCCCAGAGCGCGGAGAATACGGCGACTGCCGCCCGTGATGCCAATTCCGAGGCAACGGCCGGCCGGGGCGTGGTAGAAGAGACCTCCCAAGCCATACATCAACTGGCCGGCGAAGTTGAAAAAGCCTCCAGTGTTATTAACCGACTGGAAACCGAAAGCGGCGCTATCGGCAGTGTCCTGGATGTGATCCGGAGTATTGCAGAACAGACCAACCTGCTGGCCCTGAACGCCGCGATAGAAGCGGCACGGGCAGGTGAACAGGGTCGCGGCTTTGCCGTAGTGGCTGACGAGGTGCGCACACTGGCAAGTCGAACTCAGCACTCCACCCAGGAGATTCAGGAGATGATTGAGCGCCTGCAATCCGGAACCAGCGAAGCGGTCCAGGTGATGGAACAGAGCCAGTCCACAACCCAGCTCACTGTCGATAAAGCACGGGCAGCGGCAGAATCACTCAATAAGATTGTACAGTCAGTCACTACAATTTCTGACATGAACACGCAGATCGCCAGTGCTGCGGAAGAGCAGTCAGCAGTCGCCAAAGAGATCGACCAGAGTATTGTACAGATCTCCCAATTGGCCGAGCAGGCGACCAGCAGCACAGATCAGGTCGTCACCTCCAGCCATGCGTTGGCAAAACTAAGCGAAGATCTGCAGGCCCAGGTCAGACAATTTAAAATCTGA
- a CDS encoding HDOD domain-containing protein: MDRDRSTALHDKLQVRYLPPLSPTAAQLLEALSDEDVDLKALSAIIKRDPGLAARIVGLANSAYFAQPSPVYSVEEAIIRVLGLDLVKSLALGISVAGVFNLEKCPAFDLGGYWFKALACSQLIVDLADLVPAGQRPDLSGLHLGALLHNLGGLLLGHALGEAYQEVLVSAGQESNARLLEIEREKLGFDHQEAGLLLAGRWHLPALIVTMMGQLGRNDYRGTYQTEVILLNCSVERVDSIRAGSAQPLDGCPWLQRIDGFERQRIPEVELAFLQQVDDLELVARQFA, translated from the coding sequence ATGGATAGGGATAGAAGCACTGCCTTGCATGACAAGCTCCAGGTCAGGTACTTACCGCCCCTCTCGCCGACGGCGGCACAGTTACTGGAAGCGCTCTCCGATGAAGATGTCGATCTGAAGGCCCTGTCTGCCATTATCAAGCGGGATCCGGGCTTGGCCGCCCGCATAGTGGGGTTGGCCAACTCGGCCTATTTTGCCCAACCCTCGCCTGTCTACAGTGTGGAGGAGGCGATTATCCGCGTACTGGGGCTTGATCTGGTAAAAAGTCTGGCGCTGGGCATCAGTGTGGCCGGTGTTTTCAATCTGGAAAAGTGTCCGGCATTTGATCTGGGGGGATACTGGTTTAAAGCGCTGGCCTGCAGTCAGTTAATTGTTGATCTGGCGGACCTGGTTCCTGCGGGGCAGCGGCCGGATCTTTCCGGGCTGCATCTGGGGGCCCTGCTGCACAATCTTGGCGGGTTGCTGTTGGGGCATGCTCTCGGTGAAGCGTACCAGGAGGTGTTGGTAAGCGCGGGGCAGGAATCGAATGCCCGGCTTCTGGAGATCGAGCGGGAAAAGCTGGGGTTTGATCATCAGGAGGCGGGGCTCCTGCTGGCTGGACGTTGGCACCTGCCGGCCCTCATTGTCACTATGATGGGCCAGTTGGGCAGGAATGATTATCGCGGGACTTACCAGACGGAGGTGATCCTGTTGAACTGCAGCGTTGAACGGGTGGACAGCATCCGTGCAGGGAGTGCTCAGCCGTTGGATGGGTGTCCCTGGCTGCAGCGGATTGACGGTTTTGAGCGGCAACGGATTCCCGAGGTGGAGTTGGCATTTCTGCAACAGGTGGACGATCTGGAACTGGTTGCCAGGCAGTTCGCTTGA